In Stieleria varia, one genomic interval encodes:
- a CDS encoding ABC transporter ATP-binding protein: protein MSVSASQEDLQTVHSASDVVCEVSDVRFSYGETQALQGVNLRTSAGEIVALLGKNGSGKTTLFRLLCTLLPIQSGSIRIGGIDSASNPLAIRGQIGIVFQSPSLDKKLTVDENIACQAALYGIGGKHLNERRDAVLEQMELTDRRRELCEKLSGGLKRRVELAKGMLHRPKLMLLDEPSTGLDPSARINLFQSLRKMCDDGVSVLMTTHLLEEAEKADRVVIMADGAVVREGTPHELRSEMGEGVVTVIASDPAAAIRVLRDELHLDAQQIENQIRIHSDSPADLVPTIHSRLGNAAQSISIGRPSLEDVFIAATGTSFHA from the coding sequence ATGTCTGTGTCAGCGTCTCAAGAAGACCTGCAAACCGTACACTCCGCGTCCGACGTGGTATGCGAAGTCAGCGACGTGCGGTTTTCTTATGGAGAAACCCAAGCACTTCAAGGCGTCAACCTCAGGACGTCCGCTGGTGAGATTGTCGCCTTGCTCGGCAAGAACGGCAGCGGAAAAACGACGCTGTTTCGGTTGCTGTGCACCTTGTTGCCCATTCAATCGGGATCGATTCGAATCGGCGGCATCGACTCGGCCAGCAATCCGCTCGCGATCCGCGGCCAAATCGGGATCGTCTTTCAGTCTCCCAGCTTGGACAAAAAGCTGACGGTCGACGAAAACATCGCCTGCCAAGCGGCCTTGTACGGAATCGGTGGCAAGCATCTCAACGAACGGCGCGATGCCGTGCTGGAGCAGATGGAGCTGACCGATCGCCGTCGTGAACTTTGCGAAAAACTCTCCGGTGGACTGAAACGCCGCGTCGAACTTGCTAAGGGAATGTTGCACCGCCCCAAGCTGATGCTGCTGGACGAGCCGAGCACCGGCCTGGATCCGTCCGCACGCATCAACTTGTTTCAGTCGCTGAGAAAAATGTGCGACGACGGCGTTTCGGTGCTGATGACGACGCACTTGCTGGAGGAAGCCGAGAAGGCGGACCGGGTCGTGATCATGGCCGATGGAGCCGTGGTCCGTGAAGGAACGCCACATGAACTGAGAAGCGAGATGGGCGAAGGTGTCGTGACCGTGATCGCGAGCGACCCCGCCGCTGCGATTCGTGTCTTGCGAGATGAATTGCATCTCGACGCCCAGCAGATTGAAAACCAGATTCGAATCCACAGCGACTCACCCGCCGATCTGGTCCCTACGATCCACTCGCGACTGGGCAATGCCGCGCAGTCCATCTCCATCGGCCGCCCCAGCCTGGAGGACGTCTTCATCGCCGCCACCGGCACATCCTTTCACGCCTAG
- the cyoE gene encoding heme o synthase → MSIDVLTADIARTEVTTSVEPLFGRHTTGQENDPMDKPTDHSEPTAESSIIANEIVETVDATSGKKTSREKMTVDNLDRPQSLTRDLVELSKPRIVVMILVTTIATAMIAAGGFVEPISLCVLLVGTGLVAASAGASNQIWERKIDRQMPRTARRPLPGGRMGLPTALAMAAISGVAGTAMLYSHFSLIPAAAGVVTWLMYVLVYTPMKTRTAWNTTVGAVAGALPMLIGYTALDGSLTDWTPWLLVGVLVAWQYPHFMAIAWMYRRQYAAAGFQMTTTVEPTGRSAGWQSIVGSLGLIGCAVALCWIPGGWIGGSIASIAVTVSCLPMLLRSIRFARQRDDVSARALMLSSLLVLPAILLVVTLRVFW, encoded by the coding sequence ATGTCCATTGATGTCTTGACCGCTGATATCGCCCGAACCGAGGTCACAACCTCAGTGGAGCCGCTGTTTGGTCGTCACACGACAGGTCAAGAAAATGATCCAATGGATAAGCCCACCGACCATTCGGAACCAACAGCCGAGTCCAGTATCATCGCCAACGAGATCGTTGAAACAGTCGATGCCACGTCGGGTAAAAAGACGTCGCGCGAAAAGATGACCGTCGATAATCTCGATCGTCCTCAGTCGTTGACGCGTGATTTGGTGGAGCTGTCCAAGCCACGGATCGTGGTGATGATTTTGGTCACGACGATCGCCACGGCGATGATCGCCGCCGGTGGCTTTGTCGAACCGATCAGCCTGTGCGTGTTGCTCGTCGGCACCGGCTTGGTTGCCGCCAGCGCCGGCGCGTCCAATCAAATCTGGGAACGAAAAATCGATCGGCAGATGCCACGTACGGCCCGGCGTCCCTTGCCGGGCGGACGCATGGGTTTGCCGACCGCTTTGGCGATGGCTGCCATCTCAGGTGTCGCCGGAACGGCTATGTTGTACAGCCACTTTTCACTCATCCCAGCTGCCGCCGGCGTGGTGACTTGGTTGATGTACGTCCTCGTTTACACTCCCATGAAAACACGCACCGCGTGGAACACCACCGTGGGAGCCGTTGCCGGTGCGTTGCCCATGTTGATCGGCTACACCGCGTTGGACGGTTCCTTGACCGATTGGACTCCATGGCTGTTGGTCGGCGTGCTGGTTGCCTGGCAGTACCCGCACTTCATGGCCATCGCTTGGATGTATCGTCGCCAGTATGCGGCAGCGGGCTTTCAGATGACGACCACGGTCGAACCCACCGGTCGGTCCGCTGGTTGGCAAAGCATTGTCGGTTCGCTGGGATTGATCGGCTGTGCCGTAGCGTTGTGCTGGATTCCCGGTGGTTGGATCGGCGGATCGATCGCGTCGATCGCGGTCACCGTGAGCTGCTTGCCGATGTTATTGCGATCGATTCGATTCGCGCGACAGCGGGATGATGTGTCCGCCCGCGCCCTGATGCTCTCCTCCCTCCTCGTGCTGCCCGCCATCCTGCTCGTCGTCACACTTCGAGTATTCTGGTAA
- a CDS encoding COX15/CtaA family protein has translation MSEYSPTTAARWLHRLSLLSVCLVWPLIWVGGLVTTYDAGMAVPDWPNTYGYNLFLYPLSTWISGPFDLLIEHGHRLLGAVVGVVAISMLIASIIGERRRWVTGLTIAILLAVISQGALGGVRVVFGDRTLAMIHGCFGPVVFALCGVAVVVTSRRWFDRKWNQKATAEKRRTLGRSAVFLAFAPVLLSYAQLVLGAQLRHVTPMATTGFFTMTVAMHIVTAFVLWVLVPLVYWRLARCGDLTLSRPAAWLVGFVTIQILLGTGTWIVNYGWPHFLRWLPGSTGFLVQAKGFVDSIVVTAHVAMGSLILATAAAVFVQTLRTRYLAQSNIGETVGNVDGRFSGSSEITASTNTDQNNADASASVTTA, from the coding sequence GTGAGTGAGTATTCGCCCACGACCGCTGCTCGATGGCTGCACCGTTTATCGCTGCTGTCGGTGTGTCTCGTTTGGCCACTGATTTGGGTCGGTGGATTGGTCACGACATACGACGCCGGGATGGCCGTACCGGATTGGCCCAACACGTACGGCTACAACTTGTTTCTGTACCCACTGAGCACTTGGATCTCCGGACCGTTTGATTTGCTCATCGAGCACGGCCACCGATTGTTGGGAGCAGTGGTCGGTGTCGTCGCGATCTCAATGCTGATCGCCAGCATCATCGGTGAACGCCGCCGCTGGGTAACTGGGCTGACCATAGCGATTTTGCTGGCCGTGATTTCTCAGGGCGCTTTGGGAGGTGTCCGTGTGGTATTCGGCGACCGGACTTTGGCGATGATCCACGGATGTTTTGGCCCAGTCGTTTTCGCCCTCTGCGGAGTGGCGGTCGTGGTGACCAGTCGCAGGTGGTTCGATCGAAAATGGAATCAAAAAGCAACCGCTGAGAAACGCAGGACACTCGGGCGATCCGCAGTTTTTCTCGCCTTTGCTCCGGTTTTATTGAGTTACGCCCAATTGGTGCTGGGAGCCCAACTCAGGCACGTCACCCCAATGGCCACAACCGGTTTTTTCACGATGACGGTGGCCATGCACATCGTGACCGCCTTTGTTTTGTGGGTTTTGGTGCCGCTGGTTTACTGGCGATTGGCTCGGTGCGGCGATTTGACGCTCTCCCGCCCGGCGGCGTGGCTGGTAGGATTTGTGACCATCCAGATCCTGCTCGGCACGGGCACTTGGATCGTCAATTACGGGTGGCCACATTTTTTGCGATGGCTCCCTGGCTCCACCGGATTTCTGGTCCAGGCCAAGGGTTTCGTCGATTCCATCGTGGTGACCGCCCATGTCGCCATGGGTTCGCTGATTTTGGCAACGGCAGCAGCGGTGTTTGTTCAGACGCTGCGAACTCGTTACCTTGCCCAGAGCAATATCGGTGAGACCGTTGGTAATGTCGACGGGCGATTCAGTGGATCGTCGGAAATCACAGCCAGTACAAACACTGACCAAAATAACGCTGACGCTTCCGCGAGTGTCACTACCGCTTGA
- a CDS encoding cytochrome c, with protein MPRCRHVYQIVCQTVYRAVFLLSIGCLLAGCDKPLADYPANELHALVLSTSRSAPSQRLVPDTQAVMRPLFGTAKQPHWPVERMSDAAAGLIDPESLVRAAGQVSSDEAGKHYGLMVEHCVVCHGLNGGGNGPAALLQKPYPRDFRPGVFKWKSTTRASKPTREDLARLLKHGVPGTAMPSFALLAPEDRDALVDYAIFLSIRGEVERRLMAVAIDELGYGDDDSSMPDSDRLSDPSNADLVDAVIQRVTNDWLTADENVVEVPTETPNDAASISRGRELFHGQVANCAGCHGPGGNGQMVTIDYDDWTKEFTTKLGLTPTDKEAIRPFRKAGALRPSTIQPRQLSNGVFHGGGDSETLYRRITQGIAGTPMPGVIVSETETPTGLTASQVWDLVHYVLSLSNSVTEDHPSHAEPSPALETST; from the coding sequence GTGCCCCGTTGCCGCCACGTGTACCAAATCGTCTGTCAGACCGTGTACCGAGCCGTTTTCCTGCTATCGATCGGCTGTCTGCTCGCCGGATGCGACAAACCTCTGGCGGATTACCCCGCCAACGAGCTGCATGCGCTCGTGCTGAGCACGTCGCGATCTGCCCCCTCGCAGCGATTGGTGCCCGACACGCAAGCCGTGATGCGTCCGCTTTTTGGAACGGCCAAGCAGCCTCATTGGCCGGTCGAGCGGATGAGTGATGCCGCGGCAGGATTAATCGACCCAGAAAGTCTGGTCCGCGCGGCCGGACAAGTCTCCAGCGATGAGGCCGGAAAGCACTACGGGCTGATGGTCGAACACTGCGTGGTTTGCCACGGATTGAACGGTGGCGGCAACGGGCCGGCGGCTTTGTTGCAAAAACCCTATCCGCGAGATTTTCGCCCCGGTGTATTCAAATGGAAATCGACCACACGGGCCAGCAAACCGACCCGAGAGGACTTGGCGAGATTGCTCAAACACGGCGTTCCCGGGACCGCCATGCCATCCTTTGCTTTGTTGGCCCCCGAAGATCGAGATGCGTTGGTGGACTACGCGATCTTTCTCTCGATACGCGGCGAAGTTGAACGGCGATTGATGGCCGTCGCGATCGATGAACTGGGATACGGTGACGACGACTCGTCGATGCCCGACTCTGATCGCCTAAGTGATCCCAGCAATGCCGACCTCGTCGATGCGGTGATCCAGCGGGTGACTAACGATTGGTTGACCGCAGATGAAAACGTTGTGGAGGTGCCAACCGAGACGCCCAACGACGCCGCGTCGATCTCTCGTGGCCGAGAGCTGTTTCATGGTCAAGTCGCCAACTGCGCCGGATGCCACGGACCTGGTGGAAACGGTCAAATGGTGACAATCGACTATGATGACTGGACCAAGGAGTTCACCACCAAGCTTGGGCTGACGCCGACCGACAAGGAGGCGATCCGACCATTTCGCAAGGCCGGCGCGCTTCGCCCCAGCACGATCCAGCCGCGACAACTCAGCAACGGTGTCTTCCACGGTGGCGGCGACAGCGAAACGTTGTATCGACGAATCACTCAAGGGATAGCGGGCACGCCCATGCCCGGCGTGATCGTCTCGGAAACCGAAACGCCGACGGGTTTGACCGCATCGCAGGTCTGGGATCTGGTGCATTACGTGCTCTCGCTCAGCAATTCCGTAACAGAGGATCATCCATCGCACGCCGAGCCCTCCCCTGCGTTGGAAACGTCGACATGA
- a CDS encoding methylamine utilization protein, giving the protein MSNLKEMRLLALCLLVPACSLLTQNSSATAADTATLKLTFRLKRAAPDPKPLAVSGPVCGNLQVPDETLVVNPDNHGVQNIFVYVYTSRRGGTKLEPVEMEKQTIVLDNKNCRFEPHAMVARKGDTLQVKNSDPVGHNVKLDFFKNQQLNLLVPPGQSVDINLTAGEQAPVPASCSIHPWMVTQVLVLDHPFGAVSDKDGVVTIEGLPAGKEIVFRAGHEKFDFSDITVEGKQTAWKSNRFEMTLQPGENDMGVVELPW; this is encoded by the coding sequence ATGTCAAACTTGAAAGAGATGCGTTTGCTGGCACTTTGCCTGCTGGTGCCGGCGTGCTCGCTCCTGACGCAGAATTCCTCAGCAACAGCAGCAGACACGGCAACATTGAAGTTAACGTTTCGACTCAAACGTGCCGCACCGGATCCCAAGCCGTTGGCTGTCAGCGGCCCCGTTTGCGGAAACTTGCAAGTGCCCGACGAGACCTTGGTCGTCAATCCAGACAACCACGGCGTCCAGAACATCTTTGTCTATGTCTACACCAGCCGACGAGGCGGAACCAAACTGGAGCCGGTGGAGATGGAAAAGCAGACGATTGTGCTGGACAACAAGAACTGTCGGTTCGAACCGCATGCCATGGTCGCCCGCAAAGGCGACACGTTGCAAGTCAAAAACAGTGACCCCGTGGGCCACAACGTCAAGCTCGACTTCTTCAAGAACCAACAACTGAATTTGTTGGTTCCGCCTGGACAATCGGTGGACATCAACTTGACAGCAGGCGAGCAAGCACCGGTCCCTGCAAGTTGCAGTATCCACCCCTGGATGGTGACCCAGGTGCTTGTGCTGGATCATCCCTTCGGTGCCGTCAGTGATAAAGACGGTGTCGTCACCATCGAAGGTCTGCCGGCGGGCAAGGAAATTGTGTTCCGGGCCGGCCACGAAAAGTTTGACTTCAGCGACATTACCGTGGAAGGCAAACAAACGGCGTGGAAGAGCAACCGGTTCGAAATGACCCTGCAACCGGGCGAGAACGACATGGGTGTCGTCGAACTGCCCTGGTAA
- the mqnE gene encoding aminofutalosine synthase MqnE: MNSQEITARFREIRDKVESEERLSLDDGIFLYDPAVPLQEVGELANFVRERKNGNVAYFNINTHLNPTNVCVYRCRFCAFRSDLRDPKGYVMSDEQILARGQEATENGCTEMHIVGGLHHQKPYEWYRHIIELLTEHYPKIHLKAWTAVEINWFEFQTKKSIEWVLQDMRDAGLGSMPGGGAEIFHPEVRDQLCEHKANTHAWLDIHRTAHEIGLRTNCTMLYGHVEKAFHRIDHLLRLRDLQDQTGGFQVFIPLAFHPENTKLSDIKKPSALMDLRTMAISRLMLDNVQHIKAYWIMLGIETAQTALAYGADDIDGTVRHELIYHDAGATTPECLTVDSIRQLITEAGREPIERDTVYRRIHRDENDFTQWESGESVESSLIHP, from the coding sequence ATGAACTCTCAAGAAATCACCGCACGCTTTCGTGAAATTCGCGACAAGGTCGAATCAGAAGAACGACTGAGCCTTGACGACGGGATCTTTCTATACGACCCCGCGGTACCGCTGCAGGAAGTCGGCGAGTTGGCCAATTTCGTTCGCGAACGCAAGAACGGCAACGTCGCCTATTTCAACATCAACACCCACCTCAACCCGACCAACGTATGTGTCTATCGTTGTCGATTCTGTGCCTTCCGAAGTGATCTGCGTGACCCCAAGGGCTACGTGATGAGCGATGAACAGATCCTGGCTCGGGGACAGGAGGCGACGGAGAACGGTTGCACGGAAATGCACATCGTCGGCGGACTGCATCACCAAAAACCGTACGAGTGGTACCGGCACATCATCGAACTGCTGACGGAACACTACCCGAAAATTCATCTCAAGGCCTGGACGGCGGTCGAGATCAACTGGTTTGAGTTCCAAACGAAAAAATCCATTGAGTGGGTCCTGCAAGACATGCGTGACGCCGGTTTGGGCAGCATGCCCGGTGGCGGCGCGGAGATCTTTCACCCCGAAGTCCGCGATCAGTTGTGCGAACATAAAGCCAACACGCACGCTTGGCTAGACATCCACCGCACCGCCCACGAGATCGGTTTGCGCACCAACTGCACGATGCTGTACGGCCACGTCGAAAAAGCATTCCATCGCATCGACCACCTCCTGCGTCTACGCGACTTGCAAGATCAAACCGGTGGCTTTCAAGTGTTCATTCCCCTGGCCTTCCATCCTGAAAACACCAAGCTGTCCGATATCAAGAAACCGTCGGCGCTGATGGATCTGCGGACCATGGCAATCAGCCGATTGATGCTCGATAACGTCCAGCACATCAAGGCCTACTGGATCATGCTCGGCATCGAGACCGCGCAAACCGCGTTGGCCTACGGCGCCGACGACATCGACGGCACCGTACGGCACGAACTGATCTATCATGATGCAGGCGCAACCACCCCGGAATGCTTGACCGTCGACTCGATCCGACAATTGATCACCGAAGCCGGGCGGGAGCCGATCGAACGTGATACGGTATATCGACGCATCCACCGCGACGAAAACGATTTCACGCAGTGGGAAAGTGGCGAAAGCGTCGAGTCCTCCCTGATTCATCCCTAA
- a CDS encoding UbiA-like polyprenyltransferase, which yields MKPSNRLADWLGLIRFSHTIFALPFAALATAMAMATPLPVTAGQADVGQTESVYPSVGIASLLGIILCMVTARSAAMAFNRWVDHRIDAANPRTAERHLPAGILTRRSVLLFTIGCSVAFVLSTLLFWPNWVPLAASVPVLLFLLGYSLAKRFTAAAHLWLGVALSLSPLCAWVAIRGPASVLSPVDLIAPGILAAAVAAWVTGFDIIYACQDAQYDQSVGLHSIPARFGVAGALRISAICHVVMLGLLAALPWAAAGSGFGWLFGGVLILVAALVIRQHMLVRPDDLRRVNQAFFDTNAAISVALLVAGTVDCFWL from the coding sequence GTGAAACCGTCGAACCGTCTGGCGGATTGGCTGGGTCTGATCCGTTTCAGTCACACCATCTTTGCTTTGCCGTTCGCGGCTTTGGCGACCGCGATGGCGATGGCAACACCGCTGCCGGTGACCGCCGGTCAAGCCGACGTCGGACAAACCGAATCCGTCTATCCGTCCGTCGGGATCGCGTCGCTACTCGGGATCATTTTGTGCATGGTCACGGCTCGCAGCGCGGCGATGGCCTTCAACCGATGGGTCGACCATCGCATCGACGCTGCGAACCCCAGAACCGCCGAGCGACACTTGCCCGCGGGGATTCTGACCCGACGCAGCGTGTTGCTATTCACGATCGGTTGTAGTGTGGCGTTTGTTCTCTCGACCCTGTTGTTTTGGCCCAACTGGGTTCCGCTCGCCGCGTCCGTGCCGGTGCTGCTGTTCCTGCTGGGTTACAGCTTGGCCAAGCGTTTCACCGCCGCGGCGCATCTGTGGCTGGGCGTCGCATTGAGCTTGTCGCCGCTGTGTGCGTGGGTCGCGATCCGTGGTCCGGCATCCGTTTTGTCACCGGTCGATTTGATCGCTCCTGGAATCCTGGCCGCTGCCGTGGCCGCCTGGGTGACGGGATTCGACATCATCTACGCTTGCCAAGACGCCCAGTACGACCAATCGGTCGGCTTGCACAGCATCCCCGCCCGATTCGGAGTCGCCGGAGCGCTGCGAATTTCGGCGATCTGCCACGTGGTCATGCTGGGACTGTTGGCCGCATTGCCCTGGGCAGCCGCGGGCAGCGGATTCGGTTGGCTTTTTGGTGGAGTCCTGATTCTGGTGGCCGCGTTGGTGATCCGCCAACATATGCTCGTACGCCCCGATGATCTGCGACGCGTCAATCAGGCCTTTTTCGACACCAATGCGGCGATCAGTGTGGCACTGCTGGTCGCCGGCACGGTGGATTGTTTTTGGCTGTGA
- a CDS encoding UbiX family flavin prenyltransferase: protein MSQPSAPPIVLAITGASGVIYAIRLLQTLANADISVHLTISPSGAAVIAQETELQVNIRKPDLQALVSYVPKWSSVTAPDDATIDDFISNRLRYHQYDDYMTPIASGSFRTRAMVVCPCSGSTLSGIARAAASNLVQRAAEVHLKEHRKLVLVPRETPMSVLQLENMHRLAAAGAVMLPAMPGWYHGVKSLDDIVDFVVSRILDQLDLDNRLIQRWGE, encoded by the coding sequence ATGAGCCAACCCTCAGCCCCGCCGATTGTATTGGCGATCACAGGTGCCAGCGGTGTGATCTACGCGATCCGCTTGCTACAAACTCTGGCAAACGCCGACATCTCCGTTCACTTGACGATCAGCCCCAGTGGTGCCGCGGTGATCGCACAAGAAACCGAATTGCAAGTCAACATTCGCAAACCCGATTTGCAGGCACTGGTGTCGTACGTTCCCAAGTGGTCGAGTGTCACGGCACCCGATGACGCTACGATCGATGATTTCATTTCCAATCGTTTGCGTTATCACCAGTATGACGACTACATGACGCCGATCGCCAGCGGTTCGTTTCGCACGCGCGCGATGGTGGTCTGTCCCTGCAGCGGCAGCACGCTCAGTGGAATCGCTCGCGCCGCAGCATCCAACTTGGTCCAGCGGGCTGCCGAAGTTCACCTAAAGGAGCATCGCAAGCTCGTTTTGGTCCCCCGTGAAACGCCGATGAGCGTCTTGCAATTAGAAAACATGCACCGCTTGGCAGCGGCCGGCGCCGTGATGTTGCCCGCGATGCCCGGTTGGTACCACGGCGTGAAATCGCTGGACGATATCGTGGACTTTGTCGTCAGCCGGATCTTGGACCAATTGGATCTGGACAATCGATTGATTCAGAGGTGGGGCGAGTGA
- the ubiE gene encoding bifunctional demethylmenaquinone methyltransferase/2-methoxy-6-polyprenyl-1,4-benzoquinol methylase UbiE — translation MTAAAPPTADPASPSSGNATSTGNASHDSGLDKSNQRVREMFRQIAPRYDLMNHVLSLNIDKYWRWRTVRRLNMIAGVPILDTCTGTGDLAIAIAGKAPEGVDVVGSDFCHAMLEIARDKRKSGTPSEDINFLEADSQKLPFGDNRFQCVTVAFGLRNVTDTDLGLREMTRVCRPGGQVVVLEFSKPRLFGLRQIYGFYFRHVLPRIGQLFARNDKSAYKYLPESVGEFPDGAELAERMTAAGLRDVTFTPMTFGVCTLYIGVKPGELTADQLTAEDESTDNVSSSS, via the coding sequence ATGACCGCCGCTGCTCCGCCCACCGCTGATCCCGCCTCGCCCTCCTCCGGCAATGCGACGTCGACCGGCAACGCGTCGCACGATTCGGGTTTGGACAAGAGCAATCAGCGGGTTCGTGAGATGTTTCGCCAGATCGCACCTCGCTACGATCTGATGAATCATGTCCTGTCGCTGAATATCGACAAGTACTGGCGATGGCGAACCGTCCGACGTTTGAACATGATCGCCGGTGTGCCGATTTTGGACACCTGCACTGGAACGGGCGACCTGGCCATCGCGATCGCCGGCAAAGCACCCGAAGGAGTCGACGTGGTCGGCAGCGATTTCTGTCACGCGATGCTGGAGATCGCTCGTGACAAACGCAAATCCGGCACCCCATCGGAAGACATCAATTTCTTGGAAGCCGATTCGCAGAAACTGCCGTTCGGCGACAATCGATTCCAGTGCGTCACGGTCGCCTTCGGATTGCGGAATGTGACCGATACCGATCTTGGGCTACGTGAGATGACTCGCGTGTGTCGACCGGGCGGTCAAGTCGTCGTGTTGGAGTTTTCCAAGCCTCGACTGTTCGGTTTGCGTCAAATCTATGGTTTTTACTTCCGACATGTGTTGCCTCGAATCGGTCAACTGTTTGCACGCAATGACAAGTCCGCCTACAAGTACTTGCCCGAGTCCGTCGGCGAGTTTCCTGACGGTGCTGAGTTGGCCGAGCGAATGACCGCTGCGGGACTGAGAGACGTGACCTTCACGCCCATGACGTTTGGTGTGTGCACGTTGTACATCGGCGTCAAACCAGGCGAACTGACTGCAGACCAACTGACTGCAGAGGATGAATCGACTGACAACGTGAGTTCGTCCTCATGA
- a CDS encoding HAD family hydrolase, translating into MRTLFFDIDGTLLITHRAGSGALQQAISLEFQVEKVNMEVVFGGATDRYLLSELLRLNGLTDNEETRGRLRRRYSRLLPTVLKETGGTVLPGVNSLLAELSRFPIVKSAVMTGNFAETGRMKLDHFGLGTHFCWVSGGDLDADRDDLARRTADQWSLMHGKDAVADMIVIGDTPKDVRCARAMGAQSLAVCTGGFTRDELTAAGATWVVDDLEHPSALEVLIP; encoded by the coding sequence ATGAGAACGCTGTTTTTCGACATTGACGGAACGTTGCTGATCACGCATCGAGCGGGAAGCGGTGCGTTGCAGCAAGCCATTTCGCTGGAATTTCAGGTCGAAAAGGTCAACATGGAGGTTGTGTTCGGAGGTGCCACCGACCGCTATCTGTTGAGTGAATTGCTGCGTTTGAATGGTTTAACGGACAACGAAGAGACTCGCGGGCGGTTGCGTCGGCGGTATTCGCGTTTGCTGCCGACTGTTTTGAAAGAAACGGGCGGCACGGTCTTACCGGGCGTGAACTCGCTGCTGGCCGAGCTTTCAAGGTTCCCGATCGTGAAGTCCGCCGTGATGACCGGCAATTTCGCGGAGACCGGTCGAATGAAACTCGATCATTTCGGTTTGGGGACTCATTTTTGCTGGGTGTCCGGTGGCGACTTGGACGCCGATCGCGATGATTTGGCTCGACGTACGGCCGATCAGTGGTCTCTGATGCACGGCAAAGACGCGGTGGCGGATATGATCGTCATCGGAGACACTCCCAAAGATGTCCGTTGCGCCCGTGCGATGGGCGCTCAGTCGCTGGCGGTGTGCACGGGCGGGTTCACTCGCGACGAGCTGACCGCCGCCGGGGCCACTTGGGTCGTCGATGACTTGGAGCATCCCTCCGCCCTGGAAGTATTGATCCCATGA
- the purE gene encoding 5-(carboxyamino)imidazole ribonucleotide mutase produces the protein MNDPSTRPPADKFAATDALVGIIMGSRNDWPTMKAAAEILRELQVSFESMVVSAHRTPQRMAAYAESAAGRGLKVIIAGAGGAAHLPGMVASETHLPVIGVPVQSRALQGLDSLLSIVQMPGGIPVATMSIGTSGAKNAGLMAARILALSDAALRDRLQDFITRQTNAVLESADLELED, from the coding sequence ATGAACGATCCGTCGACCCGGCCACCAGCCGACAAGTTTGCCGCCACCGATGCTCTGGTCGGCATCATCATGGGTAGCCGCAACGACTGGCCCACGATGAAAGCCGCCGCGGAGATTCTGCGTGAGTTGCAGGTGTCATTTGAGAGCATGGTGGTCAGCGCTCACCGGACACCACAACGCATGGCGGCGTATGCGGAGTCGGCGGCGGGGCGAGGATTGAAAGTCATCATCGCGGGCGCCGGCGGCGCGGCGCATTTGCCTGGGATGGTCGCCAGCGAAACCCACTTGCCCGTGATCGGTGTGCCGGTTCAAAGCCGTGCCTTGCAAGGTCTCGACTCGTTGTTATCGATCGTTCAAATGCCCGGCGGCATCCCCGTCGCCACCATGTCCATCGGGACATCGGGTGCCAAGAACGCAGGCCTGATGGCGGCCAGGATCCTGGCGCTCTCGGATGCAGCTCTTAGAGATCGCTTGCAGGATTTCATCACACGGCAAACCAATGCCGTGCTCGAGTCGGCGGATCTGGAGCTGGAAGACTGA